The Aedes aegypti strain LVP_AGWG chromosome 1, AaegL5.0 Primary Assembly, whole genome shotgun sequence sequence GGAGGCGTGACAAGGCTGATAATTGCAAGTGTAGCGCCTAATAAATTTGCCACCCGGCTATGACAACCAACCAGTTTCGTCAACATGATATTCGTGTTTATATTGAGTGCGTTGGCCAATGGCTATGTCATAGTTCCATACCCAAAAACGTCAGAGGTTCTGCTCACGAAGGCAACTGCAAAAGTTCTGTCAGACAGTTTCTCTCAGTATGTCGATACCGTTTTTGTAACCGTACTTCTGCAAAGAAACAGAGTGAATCTTATCGGTAAAATACTCACTCATATTGATGAACCTTTGCCGGTGGCCATCCAGACTGTTCCCCAACGGACGTCACTTGCTTTTAAGCAACGATACAACCTGATTCTGTTGGACTCCTGGTTGTCGCTCGGACGCTTGCAATCTTTCCTAACCTCTAAGCAATTCGACTTCACCGGAACATACCTGATGGTCGTGACATCGTACAACACGGATTGCACCAGTTTGGCCGACGCCATCTTGGAATTGACAAGCAATAAGTTCATCTACGACGTGAATGTCCTATTCCGAAAAAATGAGTCTGTTATCATGAAAACGTACTTTCCATATGGACGTCCTGATCGTACCCGGGGTCACATTGCTAGGTGGAACACATATGACCTCCAGGGCTTCATTAACGACAGACCTCACTATCCGAAGAAATTGGAGAACTTCTACGGATCGCCTCTTCGAGTTGCACTATTCGAGTCGGTCCCGTTCATGAAACTGATCCGAAACTCGAACAACCGGATCATCGACTACGCCGGAATTGATGGACATCTGCTCAACAGGATCTCCAGAAGACTCAACATGACCATAACACCCGTCGAACCACCACTAAACGAGAAATGGGGAACACTCGAACCGGACGGGACTGCTACCGGTGCAATAGCCATGGTGATGAAGGGAACTGCAAACATGACCATCACCTTTTTCGGAAACAATCCGTTGAGACAAAAGTTCTTGGCACCTTCGATGAGCTACTACCAAAGTTCGCTGGTCCTGATCGTCTCCCCCGGTAGCGAATACGGAACGTTCGAGAAGCTTCTTCTCCCATTCCAGTTGACACTCTGGATCGGATTCATCATCGTGTTCATCAACGCCCTACTAATCATAGCCATCCTACAGAACTTTCCCCTAGTCGTCCAGCGGTTCGTTTTCGGTCGACGCAACAAAAATCCGATCCTGAACTTCTATCTAGCAACTCTAGGGTACCCCGTAGACCCTCCGCCAACTCGAAACTTCTCGCGCTTTCTTCTCTCGCTCTGGATCTTCGGTACCTTCATCCTGCGGACGGCCTATCAACAAGAAATGTTCGGTTTCCTCCATCGGCCGTTGAACCGCAGCACGGTCAGCGGATGGGACCAGTTCGTTTCTTCGGGGTATCACATCTTCACCGCTCCAACTGCGGAATATCTTTTTGACGACGCCCACGCGAAAATCAAGAGCTCTATCTCCGTTCTCCCAAGTTCGGACAACACCACCATATTGGAAGCCATTCGCTACGGCCGAGCACGTGGAGCTTGTATCAGCTATCCGGAACTAATCGCCTACCTGAACCAACAAGCCTTACTCGATGGAGGCCCCTTCTACCAACAGTTCAGCGAACGTCTCTACAGCTACCCAATCCACGTGTTCTTCCGCAAGAACTCCCCCCTTGTGAAAAGTTTCGATGAACAGATCCAGCCATTGGTAACCCACGGATACATACAGCATTGGGCCCACTCCATTCTGAATCGCAACCTGCTCCGAGGTATTGAAGCTCGAGCTCGCCAGGCCCTTACCGCCCAACCGTTGACGCTCGACATGCTGGCCGGAGTGTTTGGACTCTACGTCAGCGGACTGGCCTGTGCTGGATTGGCATTTATGGCTGAAAATTCTTCGGCAAATTACAGATGGGCAACAGTGCTTTTAACTGCCTTTCGCAAAAACTAACGAGTCCATTAGGGACGAAGCTTTTAACACAATATAAAAACATCGGCTTTGATTGACAGAAAAGCGCACTTGCATTTTATGGATACGCGCGTGTCTCCACGATGTGCAACGAAAACGTGCTCTAATCACGCAACAATTGAATACGAATTTGCCCACATTGTATCTATCTAATCAGTATCGGTTATGCAAGGTTCAAAAAactatagggtagaagcaccggttttgaccAACcacagcctaagagaaaatattaaaaaaaaattgaaagtacTATATGTGCTGAAAATACGTTAAATTAAAACTTTCAATCTACAGGGTTATTtctatttcctgtcagtaaagtaaatgaaTATGGGAAAAAGATACAGCATTTAAACTTTCAGTGAACATCCTACTTTGTGTTCACAAAATATAGATAGAGTTTTTCTTCATTCACCTCAAATAGTCACACGCGTTGTTCCGAGGGTATTACAGCTGGCACGCACGTTTACCACAAAAATgaagttttattcaaatttaaaataatgattattcattattcgtTTTTCTACGGTCATTTATTTTTCTGACAGAAAATAGTAATCACGCTGTATATTAGGAACAGTAATATCGTAACTGAGCAAAAATCTTTTCTACGCATTGAAAATCTCGATTGTTAACCCGTATCCACTCAGCGAAGTTcaaattgggttgtttagcgaCGAAAAAGTATTACACAATTTTATTGCACTTCAATatcttaggggtctattttgtaaatcgagcagattcatgagACTCGTCTTTAGTCACTGCCGATCAAAGTAAGcagcatatttcagatgtcacgtTACGTTAGCGTCCCATTTCATTTTGCTCCGTTccattcgtgatcaaacgtcaacatcccaccgcaaaatcgctagtgtttggaggtgattttaacctccaaattgccaaataacctccaaaacatcacctccaagttgttggaatagaggtagtgtcgcacctcaggtagaagaatcgtcggttgagaagcatgcgtcgtcgtaggtaaaagtgtggaagatttatcgagaggtatgatatttggataagtgtgattgaattgtaaatatatACCTGGAatgaataaagagagttgcagctgctgattgaggtatcagtcagttagctgcccagttgaaggaaacatctactgtattgtatttccttGTGATTTGAaatcggatgtggacgggctagcctcgctaggatctgcgtggtcttagcggactagccTTTCAAcacaagttagttctaataaatTCCGtgatatgaaatatggtggcgcgtcgatcgtcgcaagtttatcgttaaacagtcaatgaGCTTAATAATGTTTGAACCAAGGTATTTAGAAGGGAGGTAGATCAATGCGTCAATTACAGCGTTTCGCCATATTGGAAAAATAGTTGACAGCTGGCCAACTTGTTTTGCTCGATC is a genomic window containing:
- the LOC5577926 gene encoding uncharacterized protein LOC5577926, which codes for MIFVFILSALANGYVIVPYPKTSEVLLTKATAKVLSDSFSQYVDTVFVTVLLQRNRVNLIGKILTHIDEPLPVAIQTVPQRTSLAFKQRYNLILLDSWLSLGRLQSFLTSKQFDFTGTYLMVVTSYNTDCTSLADAILELTSNKFIYDVNVLFRKNESVIMKTYFPYGRPDRTRGHIARWNTYDLQGFINDRPHYPKKLENFYGSPLRVALFESVPFMKLIRNSNNRIIDYAGIDGHLLNRISRRLNMTITPVEPPLNEKWGTLEPDGTATGAIAMVMKGTANMTITFFGNNPLRQKFLAPSMSYYQSSLVLIVSPGSEYGTFEKLLLPFQLTLWIGFIIVFINALLIIAILQNFPLVVQRFVFGRRNKNPILNFYLATLGYPVDPPPTRNFSRFLLSLWIFGTFILRTAYQQEMFGFLHRPLNRSTVSGWDQFVSSGYHIFTAPTAEYLFDDAHAKIKSSISVLPSSDNTTILEAIRYGRARGACISYPELIAYLNQQALLDGGPFYQQFSERLYSYPIHVFFRKNSPLVKSFDEQIQPLVTHGYIQHWAHSILNRNLLRGIEARARQALTAQPLTLDMLAGVFGLYVSGLACAGLAFMAENSSANYRWATVLLTAFRKN